GGCCTTGTCCAAAACAAACTATTACATGATGAGtcaattctgtttttaaatgtggAGCTCCCACATCAATTGTTTTACTGTGCAGCAGCGTTATAAAGTTGGTGAAAGCCACATTCTGCAGAAAGTCTAAAAGAGCAGAGAGAAAGTAATAAGTATAATTGTGTCTATTTTTAAGAACAATCCCCATTAACTGTGCTTCATCTGCAGCATCTTTAAGACAAATGTCCAGCTACCATTACTGAGAAGGTCTTATTTGTGCAAACAAGGAGTGGGGGGGATTAGGGATTTAATGAGGATAAAGTGCGGGGATTTTGCTCGCTACTTGGGTTTATCCCCCCCTCCCCATGAATGACCACAGGCACCCGAATAAGCGGGTCTGGATGGCTCTCTGGCAGCGCAGGCCGAGCATGTCGCTGTCTTATTTTATGCCCGGTGAGTCACGacttatataattttttttttttttaaacataatttaTTCATGCTCGCGTGTCGGGGAGTCTCATGTGAAAGGCCACCTGCAGCACCAGCGTACAACCTTTCTTTACTCAGCCTGCTGGGGGTCAGACTGACATTTTTGAGATGTGCGCTTCAACGCATCAGGCTTGTAGCGGTTCACTACGATGAAGCGTGGCGGGTCAGTACCAGGTGAAGTAaaatatgcacactcacattttGGAAGCCACAGGAAAGATGAGGGGCTTGATGGGTGATGGAAATGTGCCGGAAGAACATGTCTTTTCATGTCTTTTAATCTGGGAGCGATGATCCACTCATGGCGGTTTCTGCCGGTCCACGCTGACCTGCGAGGACCGTAGCTTCATGTAAACTTATGTAAACAGTCAGCAGAAATGTTGTTGGACATTATCACTACATGAATGCATTCTTCACCAACTCAGGGAGGGTGAACTGGAAAGGGGCCAAAGTGCTGTACTTTTATTTAGTGGGGTAACACTGCCCCCTGGTGTATCTTGCCACCTGTACTTCCCTTATAAAGTCATTCCATTTTGTTACGCTTCATGAATTGAAgctgagaatgttttttttttttttaattcagttttttaatCTGGAGTTGGCGATCCCACAAACCTATCGGGGCATACAGAAGCCGAAGTTCCACTGTTTAACTGAGAACAATTCAGAATGTTCTAATATTTCTCCTATCTGATTGCAGGGCCAGGCAGACCTGTTGAAGCATGCAAAGAGCGAGGCCCTGGACACCCTGCGGCAAATCCACTGTGCGGCTCAGTCCTGTGGGCTCAGTAAGAATGGAGCCTCCTCCCCCCAGCCGCAGCCTCTTCATCctcaccacccccaccccctccataTGCAACAGCACCACCCTCAGGCCAAGACCCCTCCACAGCAGCCTTCACTGATGCCCCAGTCACAGACTCAAGCCCAGACCGGACCTCCTCATTCCCCGCTGACACCCCTCCCTCTGCTTCAAAGTGTTCCAAAACCTCCAGCGTACAATCCTCCCCCGGACCTACCCCAGTTCCAGAGAGCGGCCGGCCGTATGGACTCCATCTTGGAGAAGGAGGCGTTCAGCGGTGATCCCGCGGCAACCTGCTGACCCGCAGCCTGTATCCACAGAGACGCCAAGGGGACGGACGAGGGAGAAAGTATGGAGGAAGTGGCGAGCGGGGACGGTAAAGAAAGGGAGATGGAGCAGATGATGATGGCGATGATGATGACGGCGAGGAAGGGTCGCCGCGTGAGAAGCGAGACGCAAGTGTGAAAGGTTAGCGTTGGAGAGAGAGCTGACAAAGACAACGCGACCAGATTGTCCACTGTCatgcatttgcattttagtcCATGTCCACACAGACACACGTGTTTCAACCAgtgtttttgctcttttgtcCACGGGCAATGAGTCTCATCCGTTTCGCTTTTGTACTTttgccaaaataaaacatgaaaaggcTGTGCAAGTTGTAAACGTAACATACTGCGTGTTCACTGCAAACCTTTCAAATTTGGTAAAAACGTGTAGCGCATCTCAAATTTCCCTATTTTCCTCTTAgaatcgtccctcgctacatctaCATCGCgctttgaacatcgctccctcaccctATCGggttttttgaaaatgaatgaatgaattaatgacgtcTGTTGCGTGGTGAACTATGGactattccatccatccattttctatgccgcttctcctcattagggttgtgggggtaggctggagcctatcccagctgactggtcgccagccaatcgcagggcactaggggctattattagccaaaaaatattgaaggataagttatatgtagtactctggtcactaggcatcagtaatgttacattgatgagacgtgcactgcatgtagtcagccatgataTGTCTGACATTAAATAgtgaagttctcctcccattccgtgtggaagtggtaactttttggtgtcttactttgtcctttgttcccgctccgtttgaaacactttagtTTAGAGTTTAGAATAATAAATTCGAGGCAAACTAGTTTAATCGCTGGCTTGCTAAGCTTAAAGCGCCGGCCGTCTCTtgcgtccctgcagtgatcccgtagccggCGCATGAGAGTTGTATAAATGAGGAATAATAGCGGTGtgaaggtgaatataggggtgttatttcatgtctacagggctctcataatggtaaaaaacgtatttagaaagccataaacaagGTTTCTATGCTGGCTAGATTTTATTCAAAGTATTAGCAATTTCGAAATTCAAAGTTGGTAAATGGTAAATGTGTTTGAGTTGCAGGATTTATTCGGGTGTCAATTGGACGCAGGTGATAATTGAAACGAGGCTTGTTGTTTTCCATACGTGAAACctcttacatactgtatacatttttaaacttaAATAATGTTTCGGCGTGCATGAGAAAACATTGCTCTCTTTgacacatgtttttttatgagcAAGTATATTACTACAACgcagcaacaacagaaccaatgttgtaatagcggtacaGAGCAAACTGCTCTgccagcattaatactgctGTTGAGTTCAACAGTACTACAAGTGCAACACGCATGACTTCCACACCCATTGtggacattttaaagcgcatgcagaggtagacaaagctgctggatgctgaccactcatctATCTTGTAgcgttaattaaaaaaaaaaaaaaaacatcaggaggttgcttaCGGTCACAGCTGTTAATTCCAACGTGTTTTCCACCACGGCGGTTAGACCACACCGGGCAACAAAAGGAAACTCTGCAGTTAAGACTTTAATTTGACAATTTACAATATTTTCCTTCCCCCCCCTTGATTTGTCTGTGTTCTTGTGCGTTTTCCTCAAATGCGCCCGTACGCTTGGGGGctatagcgccacctgttgctttggtcACCTGCAAATGCACTGGCTTGTGTCCTGTTTTTTCAAATACCGTTGGCTGTGTGGACGGAGCTTTAGTTTCGCGCTCCTCGTCGTCTTCTTCAGCTCTCTCCAAAGTTCTCCCTTGTCTCTCCCTCTTGGAGCgacactttgattttttttcccaagcacCTCCACTTTCTATCCTCTGTGGGTACAGGCTGCACCTCATGACTGCTTTTCATTGGATCACACTTTGCCTTTGGACACGCctccagttttttttaatttgtatttctacACATTTTTTGGGCTTTTCCTCTTCCTCTGGCATCCTTCTTCacagcatttttaaataatattgatTCCTGGAGTGGCACACCCTCCCCAGGGAGGGTTTGGGCCTCTCTCCAGGAACCAAGCCCAGTTTCCCTATTTTGTTCTTCAACCTGCGATCGACATTTTTCAACCATCAGAAATGAATTACCAGGATTTGAACTCCTCTTTTTATGAGTTCTCCTCCAGGGGGCGATGTTGCCCCACCCAACCACAACTGGAAAACTGCCCTTTAAATGTCGAGGGTCACCACAGAGTATCGTGAATCTAGATGTAAACTCAtttcaaatgtaagaagggatgctatatatagatatatagatatatatattgcCATAAGGACGGGTGTAGACATGAATGATTCTAATTATCGTTAGTTGTATggatattctaacttttttaaCTATTAATTCCACATATGTGATTGTTTGGACACCCGGCGCACTTTAAGCACGTGGGACTGCAATGAGGGATTTACGGGTTAGCGCCACAGCGCCAGGGTCCAAAAAGGTAATGATGCTGATCATTTGAAACAGGTGTGTATCACTGCAAAACGCGTGTGGATTCTGTCATAGTGACCCATTAAAAGCGGCGTCATTGTTTATGCCGTCTTATTGTGGTGATTGATGCACTTTGTGGatattttctttcttctttaggCAGGATGCTGCAAACGCCTCGGTTAGTGGCCTCCGCTCAAACAGACACCGTGCCTCAATGAAACGCCAGGGGCTTGGGCCACTTGAATAACTCAGCGCCCCACTCCAAATAATACGACCACGTGTCTTTAAGCGGTCATTCAGACATGCCCCCCGCCGAGCCcacgtggcatctgtaaagctgttgTTTACAGTGGAGTTTAGCTTAGtttgagatttttttgttctgtttttgtgtgAGTTTTACTTGTAGTtcatagaaaaaaatgatttttttcccaggGATTATATTTAGCATAATTTAtatgatataaaaatatattgaatgtaatttaaaaatatatatcgcaagatattttaattaaataaccTTATTTgtgacaaaatgacaaaatataaattattttttaaaatgcatttgtacatttttccttTGCAGTATACACCCGGTactttctgcagttgagtaaataaacagtCCTGGCTTTTACGTGACAAAATATGGTAACACACACGAGTTTTACACCTCGTTCCTGGTACTTTGTGGCCTTTTATATGACAAAAACGCAGTCATTTGTGTcaattgtaaacaacagcacagcAAATAGAACACGCATGACTTTCATACCCAcagccaacattttaaaatgcatgcagaggtaggtaACTCACCTGGATCAATGATACTTTCTGCAGTTGAGTCAGTGAACATTCCTGGACTTGATATGGCAAAATCCTTTTACGCACTTGACACTAATGGCCCACAACATCACATACACTTGCACAAAATAGCTGTAGCATCATGGTGAGAGTTGTTGCTAATATTTTATGGTTACTGAGAGGGTCAAGTTTGCTGTTCTCCACCAGTGCAGAAGACAGGAAGTATGTTTATGTTCATGAAGCATGTTTATGAAGCATGTTTATCATTGTAGATGCATTGAAAGGATGGCCCATCAGATCAAATGAGTCCTGGGCCCAAAATAACTAAGCTGCATGATGTGTGCACTTGCTATTTTGGATTAGTCCCAATGGTGAATAATGCACAGAAAGCCCTAATTAGCTTTGCTATTCAACTAGCTTATAAAGGGCATGGCGTGTGATTTGAATACCTGTTGACCTCAGTGTCACCGTTAGCTAATGAACCTGTCTCCATCACAACTCCCCATCAGCAGTATGTCTTAATAAGCCGCTGGCATGCCTCCACAAAGACATACCTGGATGCGAACAAAAGCTTTGCAAACAAGAGTCGTGGAGATGACCGCAAATGAATGGCAGGCAGATGAGCAAGGGAACAGCTTCTAGAAGGGGGTCCAAATGACGTCCAAATGGCATGTGCTAAGACAAGGTATAAAAGGTATCTTTCTCCGGGGAGGATGAACAAGCAGATGCCTCCCTCTTACAGCCCACAGAAGATGAGGTGGTTCACCCCCAAATTGCAACACCTGGCTGGGTCGCACTCCTCTAACAAGGTAAGACggctttttcctttttatactagtgtttttttaatgtatttttgtttacagtAGTCATTCATTTCTTACAGCGTATGGATGTATATGCATgattatatgtgtgtatatactgtattaagtATGTAGATCCTgtttgtatatgtatgtatatacacatgtacgtatgtacagtatatgtgtatttatgCATCTATACATGTAAATGTATATGTGtgtctgtatacagtatatcgttattaaacacattctaaattcagttttacacattaagaaggAATTTCAGGCATACAGTATAGagtattgtacttacaaaacgTGTAGCTACACAACATCATGTCTTGTGAAAGCATCTTcccgctggaaaatgttgagtgagtttgacttgtgagacagcaccctctgctggagtCATAGCACTCCAGCACCTGCAGATAACCAAACCACCTCGTATTCAAGTTACCATAAAAAACTAATTGTTTACAATGTAAAGCatatatttatacacacacacagtatgtatttttctttaataattcaaaataaatgctGATGAGAAAGTGCAGTTAAGTTAGTACTTACCTTTGTTTCCCCCACAGAAGGTCCTggttcttcttctgcttctgcTGCAGTCCCAGGCGGCGCTCTGCGATGCCCACGGTGTGTCCAGCGAGTGCTGCAGGCAGCCCTCTCGCCCGTGTCGCCTCCACCTGTTTCTGTGTCGCTCGGGCGGGACCGAAACGGTGTTGGGCGACGCCTCGGCCGGCATCCTGACTCTGGGCAAGCGCACGCAGGACGAGCACACCTTCCAAAGTCGCCTGCAGCAGCTCCTCCACGAGTCCACGGACCGCTCGGCTGGCATCCTGACCATGGGCAGGAGGGCCCAGCCAGGAGTCAAAGGTCACTATGCGCCGTGGGCGCCCCCGTCGGACGTCACTGTCACTCCTTTGCCTATTTGATGTTCTGCAAAGCATCCTGGGACTTCTTATAAATACGACAGTATGGCACTGCAATGTAATATTGTACATAGTGTGTCTTACATGTAATAAAATGCAACACTGACAACATACCATTATTCATGCATGTCAATATCTTTTACTTTATTGTTACTACAAGCaataatattctgtttattgtattcataatattacaacagcTTTATGGAAAATGCCAACAAGTATGAGTTTCATAATGTGTTATTGTGATTGTCCTTTGACAGCTGTTGCTAATATTTTGCCCCTGTCATGTATCTCCGTATGTCAGGTAACCAATAAATTAGAAACACCTCAGTGCAAACTACCACCACCCGGAAAACTGAGCATCTTTGTGAAAGTTCACGTTAGATGGTACAGGTGTACCTACGAAGTTTAACATgaataattattacaaaattattattgtaattggCTTAAGAAAACAATAGTAATAcccaaatgaataaatgtatttttgatttACTGCGACGGCGTAATTGAATACAGTATCTGGATTTACCGTAATACGACGTATATACGGGTCGCACAATTTGACACGGAGTGCGTTTTTGGCtgaatttgtttaaaaaaaaaagtctggattACAATGTTGGTAAATCGTGTCATAtgttcagaaattaattaataaataaccaGAGCTGACATACAGACAGAAACATTTGAATATTGACTAAAGTAATAGGTCCCGGAAAGAAAGTTACCCGGAACCTTGGTGCCGAAGCAGCGGTTGACGTGGGTGTGTATAATGTACCGTACTCACAATGTTTTGTCTGTAACGTCGTGCGACTGTAGCgtttttaattaaatgtgtgTTTCTGTGCTAAATCTATTCATTTAACGAACACAACTAGGCGCTTCGTgtcaaataaacatttgaacacTGTTATGATGGACGTGCCAAGCGAGGAGGCTTCCGGTGGACTAAACGTGAaggaaaaagaagaggaaggagAGAAAAATATGTCTCCTGGTGCAGAGGAGGACATGGAGACTGCAACTCATGCTGACATTTTAGACGTTTTCGAGGAGGGACTTGCTCGTCTCGTTCAGGATCCTTTACTTTGTGATCTCCCAATTCAGGTACTTTTGACAACCAGCTTGGAAACTGTATTAAAGACTTGAACATACCTCataaatctgtaaaaaaaaattacgacaCTGCTTGATATTAATTATTGTATCTATTTTTCGGCAGGTGACGctggaagaaataaattcacaGATTGCTTTGGAGTACGGCCAGGCCATGACCGTGAGGGTTTTGAAGGCTGATGGTGAAATAATGCGTATGTTTCAATTATAATGAAAGGAGAAATCCTCCATTTAGTACTGGAATAGAGggtaaataaatgtgtttctGTTGTAGCCATCGTGGTGGTCCAAGACGCCACAGTCCTGGACCTGAAGAAAGCCATTCGCAGGTTTGTGGAGCTGAAGCAGCAACGCGAAGGCAGCGTGAGGCACATCAACTGGTAAAACCCCGCCCACTAATTTAGGATGACACAAAAGTATATGAAATATCTCCCGAAGTTTCATTTTCCTTGTCAGGAGGTACGTCTGGAGAACATACAATTTAGTGTTTcagggggaaaagttagaaGACGACCGTGTGAGGATAAAAGAGTAAGTGGATATGATAATATAAGTGTCATgtatttctatttgttttttgctaaagtctttgtgtttgtgcagTTATGGGATCAGGAACAGAGACGAGGTGGCCTTCATGAAGAGGCTGAGGAAAAAGTGACACTTTTCTCCCTCTTATTCATCTAATGAAGGTAAATCAGCCGACGTATTTTTCATATGGAAATGTTTACACCTTCTTCACAATTGATGACGTGTATGATTTTATATTTGTCTTAAGTTAAGAGAAATATTGTCACACCTGAAACGTTTaacacactaccaccacctgcTGGTGTGGAGGGTTATTACTCACTCTGAGCTTGTGTATGCACCTAATACTGTAGTTTGAAGTGTACAATTTTTTCGGCATACCTAATATTAAGGCCAAATGTGTACATCGTTTTCTGTGTGTATCTACTGATGTGGGCAAACATGTCGCTAGTATATTGACCGACTGCACCTAATTTTTTGGGTGtaccaaatattttgacttcagtgTACCTCACTTTTTACCTCGCCTAATATTTTGTGGGTACCTCATATTATGGTCACGGGTGCACCTAATTTTTTGGGAATACCTAATACAGCCACAAGCGTACCTAATATTTAGGCCGtatgtgtacctaatattttgtatAAATTGGACTAAGATGTACCTAATTTtttggtgtacctaatattttggtcaGAAGTGTACCTATTATTTGGCCAAGTTTGGACCAAATTTTTTGGCCACAAGCGTACCTAATATTTAGGCCATATGCATACCTAATTTGGATTAAAGGTGTACCCAATGTTTTGACTGAGATGTACCTAATTTtttgggtgtacctaatatggCCAAGtttgtacctaatattttgaccggAACGTACCCATTTGTAGGTAttcctaatattgtggccacaAGCGTAGATAATATTGAGGACAAACGAACATCATTTAATGGACACACCTAATACTTCAGGTGTATCTCATAACAAATGCATTGTAAAAGTaggacaaaaaggcacaaaTGAGCCGTGTTTAGTTTAATGACAAACCCAAGGTGACGGCCATGTTTGTATAAAAGGtaagaaaaacacaacacaaactatACATTAGAAATATATGCTGAGTCATACTATATTTGTCGTTGCAGTCCTCCCAATGACTGCCTCTTCTGAGCAAATCCAGACATGGCCAGCAGATGGCGATGCAGTACAACGTTTGCAGCAGTCCTCACTGATGAAGTGTCTTTGTGTTGCTGTTATGACCGTACATTGACTTTGACGTCACTAAAAGGAGGCATAAATAATGAGAATAGATGAACAGTACCTGACCCTGCCATCAAATCAGAGGGCTTTAGGACCTTGCAGCAGCTCGACATGCCCCAACCTCACTTCCTGGTGTCTTTCCGTACAGGACGAACATGTGTCAGGTGCATCTAGAGCAGCTCATGGGCGTTGAGGAAGTCCGTGGTGAAGACGCCCTCAGGTGCTGACACGTTCTCGGCGTCCACGCCCTCTGCTGGCGCGCACAGCGTCAGGTCCAGCCAGTCCATGGCGTGAAGGTCCGAGTGAAGCTCCTCCATCAGCTTTAGCGGCTCAGCGTCGGCACTCAGGAGGGAGTCCAGCCGGGGGTCGGGGGCCAGGGCTGCTGGCGGCATGTGCGCCACCTGGACCAGAGGCGGTGGGCGTGATAGGACGGTGTTGACAGGGAGGAGGGTGACGCAGGGTGTGACGGGGAGGCGCTTGTTGATGCTGGGAGGATCCTGCTTGATGAAGGGTGGTATCTCTGCAAAACGTGTGAATAAACAAGACGGTGATGACTACTTCAGGGTCAACTAGGGTTGGGGTTTCAAACTAGCTTCGGAGTCTACTTTGTGTGTGTACACTTTAGTGTTTCATTCTTACCGCCGCTTTCAATCAAGACGTCAAACAGGTCGTCCATCTGCTGGCTGGCTGCGGAGACGCCCTACAGGAAGACAAGTCCAAAACATTTACCATACTTGTAGCCATACTGGTGTGTTGCCATCTTGAACAAATAAACACCTCACATTAAATCCATCTATCACACCTGGCaccctctgcagttgagtaactCATTGCTGGAAATGTGGTCATTTCGAGATATGTGCTGCACACGTATTTGGGTATTGCTATCAAATGCTAAATGTTACGTGATGTGTGTTGGTCGTGGGGGCACCTGTACAGCTGTCGCCATGCGAGTGTGCTTCACTGCGTCTTCGTAGGGAGGCGGCTCTCGGAGGTTTTTGCATTTGAGCTGCGGCAGGATGAAGGCAGGGTGACTGTTGTGATGAAGAGGAGGTGACGATGTACTGCAGTGTGAAAACtacaagaagaagaataaaCCATTACATGAGAGGGTCAAGTGATCCAGACAAAGACAACAAGCAGACAGTTCAGATGTTTGCCTCTCACCTTCGTCAGAGGCGCCGACTCGTCTATTTTTGGTGGCACCTGTCCAGACGTGAGGATGAGGCCCGAGGCTGCACTGCTGCCGCTTTGCATTTTGATGCCATTAACAGGCGGCCGGATggagacaggaagtgctccatCTTTATTTGATGACGCCGCTAAGTAGCTCCGCTCCGCGTCCTCCTCGTGTTTCACCTCCACAGCGGCCGTGCAGCTGGAGAGTGAAAGACGTTCCTCCTTCACGTGGTGGAAAGTGGGGAGGGGGCTGAGGCAAGGCGGGGAATCTCCCTGCTGACTCCTCTTTTCCACCTCCAGCTGCAGCTTCAGCTCCTCCACCAGCCGCTGCTCCTGCTCCAGCTTCCTCTTCAGCTCCTCGATCTGACGCTCCTTCTCGTGGAGACGCCTGTCCTTCTCGCCGGACATCGGGTCCTCCTGAGGGGAGGTGGCGCCCGCAGGCTTGGTGGGGCTGTCTGCCCTCGCGCTGTCCTCCAGGCCCAGACTGGACACTTTAGAGGCCACGGGGGACACAGGTGGGGTCAACTTGTCAGGAGGGtttgtctccatggcaacaacaCTTTCATGATAGACCTTCAGCCTCTCAATCAGGTCCGTCTTGGTGCCAGAGACCGGCAGCGACCTGAGTTTGAGCTCCACTTTCAGCTCAGCCACCTGGAACCAAACACAGCATGAAACATCCGTCAGGCGGCAGTGTACttgtacaatatacagtactgaTCGAAAGTTTAGACACACTTTGTCATGCTATTCAATTAGAACGTGTCCCCAAACCTTTGACTAACACACCAGTTAAAAGTTTAGACACAATTTTTCATACTCTCTAATGAGAAAGTgtccccaaacttttgactgacataccAGGCAAATGTTTAGGCACACTTTCCCATGCTATCCAATAAGAAAATGTcctcaaacttttgactggtaataTCTAACAGAGTAAGTCATTAAACTCATGTGCATTACACACTTGTCTCATAGTCAgtcagtccatccatccatccatccatccatccatccatccattttctgtaccgcttctcctcattagggtcgcgggggcagtcTGGAGCCTATATAGTCCTTACagtctagttttttttttttttaaagctctttCCCTGTCCTTGCTCTGCTGTGTGGGGCAGCAGAATCCTCTGACCCCCGCTGCCAGGGAAGCATCAGTAGACTTTGCCCCatgaactctgcctagcaacaacaaagaagaataCATTCTATATTTAAGTAAGTGCTAGCTTGTAAACGTAATCTCATTTTTGTGGCTAAACTTGATAAACCAAAGGCTGTCCTATAGTTTGCTATCGCTGTCTGAGTCTGTAACAAAAAACAcgggctgtaggcaacctcctgatgtagtttttttaaaattaattccaCAAATTTGGAAATTAACAGTCCCTATCAAATTATCGCCCGATTCCAAATAACCAATTAATGTtgtacttgttgctaggcagaatagATAGGCCTCAATGGGCTGAACTCCCCTAATGCAGACTAGCCACTGAGACTAAGTACCATATCAAAACGTCACTGTCACCTTCATTTCATCCACATTGGCCGGTAACTGATCGGGCTTGCAGTTCTCACTCAGGACGGCACCGGAGCAGCCAGTTTGGACCTCGGCCATTGATCTGTTGGAGGAAGAGCGGAAAGGCAAATGGGGAGTAAGAGAGTCATTGGCGTGGCGTGTGGGAAGGCGAGGGCAGGGCAGTTGGAGACACATGGCAACTGTTGTTGACAGACAAAGCGCCATTTAAAAATAGAGGGGAAAATTCACAGTCAAACGTTGAAACAATCTGGaatttcatttaaatgtaaagaaaaatataattgtaaaatattatattaaatatataattataactaaaaaattcaaatattaaaatatcaatTTCAAGATATAAACGTcttgaataaatataaaataaaaacacgtgCATGACCGTTAAGAAATTCTGTATGATGGCGCCATAATGTTGTCCGTACTTGTGCGTGGCAGgtggcgccccctgctggcaAAAGTGCTGCTGACTGAGGATCTGCAGCTGCAagaactgctgctgctgctgcaggatGCGCACGTAAGCGGAGTCCATCTGCGCCGCCGCCAGCTGCAGCTCGTGCTTCTGGTCCGGGGGGATGTACTGGTGATACTTCAACTTGCGTACCCGCGGCTTGGCCTCGCGGCTCTTTTTGCCACGGCTCTTTTCGTGCGGCGTTTTTGGCGAGCCTTGCTGTGAAGcgtcaacacacaaacacacaaacacacatgcgaTAGCATGAAACAAAGAGGGCGTGTGCTGGTATATGTCACGCAGTTGTGACGTTGCGTGCAAAAGCAACGACAACAACATGTCAGTTTCACCTTTGCAAGCAAAGCAACGGTTGGCTGAGATGGAACGGCAGGTTGCTCACTGGCGCCGGGTGATGTGGCGTTAAACGGCGAGGAGtgctgagagaaaaaaaaaaacaatatttgtgtgtgtctccaTGT
This genomic interval from Dunckerocampus dactyliophorus isolate RoL2022-P2 chromosome 18, RoL_Ddac_1.1, whole genome shotgun sequence contains the following:
- the snrnp25 gene encoding U11/U12 small nuclear ribonucleoprotein 25 kDa protein, which encodes MMDVPSEEASGGLNVKEKEEEGEKNMSPGAEEDMETATHADILDVFEEGLARLVQDPLLCDLPIQVTLEEINSQIALEYGQAMTVRVLKADGEIMPIVVVQDATVLDLKKAIRRFVELKQQREGSVRHINWRYVWRTYNLVFQGEKLEDDRVRIKDYGIRNRDEVAFMKRLRKK
- the hcrt gene encoding orexin; protein product: MACAKTRYKRYLSPGRMNKQMPPSYSPQKMRWFTPKLQHLAGSHSSNKKVLVLLLLLLQSQAALCDAHGVSSECCRQPSRPCRLHLFLCRSGGTETVLGDASAGILTLGKRTQDEHTFQSRLQQLLHESTDRSAGILTMGRRAQPGVKGHYAPWAPPSDVTVTPLPI
- the mrtfbb gene encoding myocardin-related transcription factor B isoform X2, which produces MGLQRWPPSTAALSSMACLHVETPSICRGKFKSALKTPAAFHERIRSLERARTGNLLKHKLCSRPTRSELVRMHVLQETEAEPSVQATRIRLKRARLADDLNEKIAHRPGPMELVEKNILPVDGGAKEIHEGDNLDLDKTVDVYRFDEDNSDALSTPEPPCRTPPSTMSSAASPTETASSCSNASSSMQHSSPFNATSPGASEQPAVPSQPTVALLAKQGSPKTPHEKSRGKKSREAKPRVRKLKYHQYIPPDQKHELQLAAAQMDSAYVRILQQQQQFLQLQILSQQHFCQQGAPPATHKSMAEVQTGCSGAVLSENCKPDQLPANVDEMKVAELKVELKLRSLPVSGTKTDLIERLKVYHESVVAMETNPPDKLTPPVSPVASKVSSLGLEDSARADSPTKPAGATSPQEDPMSGEKDRRLHEKERQIEELKRKLEQEQRLVEELKLQLEVEKRSQQGDSPPCLSPLPTFHHVKEERLSLSSCTAAVEVKHEEDAERSYLAASSNKDGALPVSIRPPVNGIKMQSGSSAASGLILTSGQVPPKIDESAPLTKFSHCSTSSPPLHHNSHPAFILPQLKCKNLREPPPYEDAVKHTRMATAVQGVSAASQQMDDLFDVLIESGEIPPFIKQDPPSINKRLPVTPCVTLLPVNTVLSRPPPLVQVAHMPPAALAPDPRLDSLLSADAEPLKLMEELHSDLHAMDWLDLTLCAPAEGVDAENVSAPEGVFTTDFLNAHELL
- the mrtfbb gene encoding myocardin-related transcription factor B isoform X1, producing MGLQRWPPSTAALSSMACLHVETPSICRGKFKSALQICLQHRRSREQLVEQGIMPPLKTPAAFHERIRSLERARTGNLLKHKLCSRPTRSELVRMHVLQETEAEPSVQATRIRLKRARLADDLNEKIAHRPGPMELVEKNILPVDGGAKEIHEGDNLDLDKTVDVYRFDEDNSDALSTPEPPCRTPPSTMSSAASPTETASSCSNASSSMQHSSPFNATSPGASEQPAVPSQPTVALLAKQGSPKTPHEKSRGKKSREAKPRVRKLKYHQYIPPDQKHELQLAAAQMDSAYVRILQQQQQFLQLQILSQQHFCQQGAPPATHKSMAEVQTGCSGAVLSENCKPDQLPANVDEMKVAELKVELKLRSLPVSGTKTDLIERLKVYHESVVAMETNPPDKLTPPVSPVASKVSSLGLEDSARADSPTKPAGATSPQEDPMSGEKDRRLHEKERQIEELKRKLEQEQRLVEELKLQLEVEKRSQQGDSPPCLSPLPTFHHVKEERLSLSSCTAAVEVKHEEDAERSYLAASSNKDGALPVSIRPPVNGIKMQSGSSAASGLILTSGQVPPKIDESAPLTKFSHCSTSSPPLHHNSHPAFILPQLKCKNLREPPPYEDAVKHTRMATAVQGVSAASQQMDDLFDVLIESGEIPPFIKQDPPSINKRLPVTPCVTLLPVNTVLSRPPPLVQVAHMPPAALAPDPRLDSLLSADAEPLKLMEELHSDLHAMDWLDLTLCAPAEGVDAENVSAPEGVFTTDFLNAHELL